AGGAAGCTCATCGCGTCGTCGAGCTTCTCGTTGAACGGGCTCGCGTCCTCACCCATCGCCCGCTGGACGTGTTCGGGCGTTTCCCGAATCTCCAGCGGATTGAGTCCGAGTGTCCCGCCAACCGTGATCCGCTTGGCGTCGAGGGCTTCCGCGACGCCAGCCCAGTTGTTCAGCGGTTCGAGGATGATGCCGATGCGGTCCTTGCTCTGCTCGATGGAGCGGATGAAGTTTTGTTTGGAGCTGAACGATTTTCCGGAGCCCGTGTCGCCGACGGTGAACATCGCGTAGCCGTTGTCTCGGGAGAAGGGATCGATGACGACGGGGCTCTGGTTGTCCTTGTGAATCCCGAACTCGACGCCGCCCTCCTCGAGGATAGTCGCGTTATGCGGCGACGCGAGCAGTGCGCCAACGGCTCCACCGAGGGCGATGGATTCGCGACCGAATTCGTTGTCGCCGATGGGTGCGGCGGACTGGAGGGCAAGGTCCTGGCGACAGATCGCGGTCTTCGGCGTGAGGTTCGCTGGATCATCGCGGAGAGCACTCTTGACCGTCTGGACGGAGTCCCTGAGGTCGTCCTTGTCGTCAGCGCGAACCGTGACGAACATCCCTTGGTCGAAGACGTTCGCGCCGTTCTCGACGGCCTTGTACGTCGCTGCGGCATCGTTGGCGCGCTCTTGGAGATAGGCGCTCCGGATACTCTGTTCGAGATCAGCGTCGACCTGGAGGTCGTCAGCGATGTCCTGCAGTTCGTTCCGGGCTCGCTCCTGATTTTTCGGCGTGATGTGGGCGGTGAGGTCGAACTCGACATCAGTCAGCTCGAAGAGGTCGCTCAGATACCCGTCGTTGGGATAGTCGGCATAGTTAGCGATGTACAGCGTCGTCGTCCACTGCTCGCCGACCCGTGCAGCTCGTGTTTCCCACTCGACAGCTCCGGGCGCGGTGACGGTCTTGTGCGACTCGGAGATATCATCGAGGAGTTGGCGTTCAGCCTCGCCTTCTTTGAGTGTCTCCTCGTCGAGGACATCCGTAAAGTCCACGTCTGGTTCATCATCCGCAGTGAAGCGGTCCCAGAGATGTTTGCTGCCGACGCCGAGGACGAGACCCACTACGAGGGCAAGTACTGCACCCTCTGCTGGTGTCAGGTTCTGGAGCCACCCGGCGGCGGGGCCAAGCGCGCCACCACCTGTCTGGAGGATCACGTTACGCATCGTGTGGGTCCTCCCGGCGCGAGTGGCCGATGATCGATTGGTCGCGAACAACACGTTCTGCCTCGTCGTAGTCGTGTTCGCGTCCGTTCCAGAAGTCCATATTCAGGACGAACAGCTCAACCGTGCTGAGCCGGCGTGCGGACCACCCCGACGCCTGCTGTATGAACTCGGAGCGAACGTCGTTGACGCGACTGTCGAGTTTCTCGAACATCTGGGCACGGCGCTCGACGTCGGTGAGGTCCTCGCGGCGGGTGACGAACGGGTTGAACAGGAACCCGATGACGGGGAACTGGGTCAGCTTCTCGGCAGGCGTTCCCTCGTCGCGGAAGCGGTCGTACACCTCTATCGGGCTGACTTCAACGCCGATGTAGTACCGGACCTGCTGGATGCCCCGGTCACGCATCTCCTTCGGACGGGTCTCCCGGTATTCTTCGAGGAGTTCCCGGAAGATCGGGTTCTCCGTGACGTCTTCGTCAGTGAGTCGGTCCTCGATGGTCTCGGTGATCTGCTCCACCGGAAATGAACGGGTTGTCGCGTGGAGTTTGAGCTTCGAGTCCAGCTCTTTGTTAGCGAATTCTTCGCCTGCCTCTTGGAGTTGCGCCCAGTCGTCGGACATCGCGAAGTCCATGTTGGCTGGATCGATCTCGATGAATGCCTCCATCGCGCCGTCTTCACGCTGGATGGCACCAGCGCCCGGCCACGCTCGCTTGATGTTCGTGAGGTCCTGCGTTCGCTCGTCCGGCTTGAACGGCGTGTAGTTCGCGAGTCCGCCCCCGTTGCGCTCTGACTCGTTGGTACTCGTGTCGGCTTCGGCGGGCGCACTGAACGTGACCCGGGGCCGTTTGAGGTACCGATAGACATCTTTCGTCCACGTCCAGGCATTCAGGTGGGTTGGTGAGACGTAGATGACGGCGACGCCAAAGCCAAGCCCGCCAGCAACGAACGGGAGGGCTAGTGATTCGATCCCGGTGAGGCCCGCGATAAACAGCCCAATAATGGGGAAGGCGATGAGCATACCGACGTCACCTTCCTCGATATTGAGATACGGGATGCGACTCTCCTCCCCGAACTGATCCATGATGCGCCGTGCGGCCGCGTCTTGATCTGCTGACATTGTTAGTGGATTCCTCGATCAAACTCCATCCCACGGTCGTCACTCGCCGATTCCGTTGTCGCTCCACCAGGGTCATTCTCTGTTCGACGGTACGACGGCGTGCCGCCATCGTTTCCTCCATGCCCACCGCGGGCAGCCGCTTTTTGCGCGACGGCGTGGCCAGCGGCGGCCTTCGGCCCCCACCGAGCGGCGGTCGTCGCGACGCCGGCGCCAGCGAGGTATCCACCGGCGGCGACACCGCCGACAAGTGCTGCGCCTTTTGTCGCACCGCCGACGACTTTGGCCGTCAACGGGGTCGCGTATTTGAACGTCTTCCACGTGATGTAGAGGGCGACCAGCGGGAGGGACGCCGCGACGAGATATTTGAGGAACGCTGTTCCTGGTGTGAGCGTTCCACCGCCGTAGATCAAATCGTATCCCTTGAGGACCATCGCTGCTGGGAGCGGGAGGACAGCCAACGGGACAAACCGTTTGCAGAACCCCATCGCGATATCGGATACGACCGGAATATTTCCGTAGGCCAGTGCAAATGCAACCGGCATTCCGTACAGGTAGACATAGAGCAGAATCATCCGGATGTAGAACAGCGCCTCCAGCGCCCACATCGAGATTCCACCAATCACGGCGAACAATAGCCCCAGTCCCGGGTTTGTGATAGATACTTCCAAGAATCCAAGCATCGCCTCCGTAACCGAGGAAAGCTCCGGCATCAGGGCGATAGTGAATCCGTCGACGAGATAGAGCGCGAGAGTCCCAATCCAGTACCATGTGATGATCAGAAAGGCTCCGACCCAGGCCGTCTTCTTCGTTTTTCGGGCTTCGTAGGCACTTCCGATATTGAAGATTCGAACCGTGTGACGCC
Above is a window of Halorussus vallis DNA encoding:
- a CDS encoding VirB4 family type IV secretion system protein encodes the protein MRNVILQTGGGALGPAAGWLQNLTPAEGAVLALVVGLVLGVGSKHLWDRFTADDEPDVDFTDVLDEETLKEGEAERQLLDDISESHKTVTAPGAVEWETRAARVGEQWTTTLYIANYADYPNDGYLSDLFELTDVEFDLTAHITPKNQERARNELQDIADDLQVDADLEQSIRSAYLQERANDAAATYKAVENGANVFDQGMFVTVRADDKDDLRDSVQTVKSALRDDPANLTPKTAICRQDLALQSAAPIGDNEFGRESIALGGAVGALLASPHNATILEEGGVEFGIHKDNQSPVVIDPFSRDNGYAMFTVGDTGSGKSFSSKQNFIRSIEQSKDRIGIILEPLNNWAGVAEALDAKRITVGGTLGLNPLEIRETPEHVQRAMGEDASPFNEKLDDAMSFLTNFFALRGISLGDRRTTLELALKRAYQRKGITDDISTHDNPSPTIRDMMDVFEDMVDEPEEFVVRSDEEAGKIKDDATWLLDQLRPFEDEGRHANLGQASDFDIRDEKVIYLDLAQQEGSVDSSTALTMQLLISLVYERAKVSDKEVVFYIDEARYIMQDAASLAFLETVFRHHRHHDLSIRLVTQTVDEFFEHAESEAILDQCAVKQFHRLDGMDKEWADEFGLNYAQMRFVQDAVPGNEDAGFSEALVGVDGEWRGIKVKAMPKEKEVIDFEPTEQRRASLPGTGENAVDADVQAFQDDIESRATDNGQLTPERTPTETDGGAAGGGDDA